A window of Nicotiana tabacum cultivar K326 chromosome 24, ASM71507v2, whole genome shotgun sequence contains these coding sequences:
- the LOC142177957 gene encoding agamous-like MADS-box protein AGL62, translating into MAKQPSMGRKKIKIAKIEIKNHLQVTFSKRRSGLFKKASELCTLCGVEIAIIVFSPTKNIYSFGHPNVESIIDRFLSRNPHPIISNRLHFVEGQRHVNILDLNLKLTQILAQLEVEKKKGETLDQMRKTRQNEYWWEAPISKLALHELEHLKDSMEDLNKNVTTHQNSICSSFIANGVGIFDNYDIKPFMDASNYTHNHTLDYDHGFF; encoded by the coding sequence ATGGCAAAACAACCTAGCATGggaaggaaaaagataaaaattgcaaaaatagagataaagaatCACCTCCAAGTTACCTTCTCCAAACGTCGTTCAGGACTTTTCAAGAAAGCTAGTGAACTATGTACACTGTGTGGAGTTGAAATCGCCATTATAGTTTTCTCCCCTACAAAAAATATTTACTCCTTTGGCCACCCTAATGTTGAGTCCATTATTGATAGGTTTCTTTCAAGAAATCCTCATCCAATAATCTCCAATCGACTTCATTTCGTCGAGGGTCAACGACATGTCAATATCCTTGACCTCAACTTGAAACTCACTCAAATTCTTGCTCAGCTTGAAGTTGAGAAGAAAAAGGGAGAAACACTTGATCAAATGAGGAAAACTAGGCAAAACGAATATTGGTGGGAAGCCCCTATAAGTAAACTTGCTTTACATGAGCTTGAGCATTTAAAGGATTCAATGGAAGACTTGAACAAGAATGTAACCACTCATCAGAATAGTATTTGTTCCTCTTTCATTGCAAATGGTGTTGGGATTTTTGATAACTATGACATCAAGCCATTTATGGATGCATCAAATTACACTCATAACCATACCTTGGATTATGATCATGGATTCTTTTAA
- the LOC142178212 gene encoding uncharacterized protein LOC142178212, with protein sequence MYFDGTAHCGGAGAGVVFFTSEGEVLPYSFTLTQLCSNNVAEYQALIRGLKMDVEMKQLQLQVFGDSQLVINQLLGSYKVKKPELRSYHDYTKTLMGWVGDVTIQHVPRKENKKANTLASLTSSLTLPDQVQVTVCQIWVVPPPNEVEGEGNELKHLVVVSEIEKEEWRQPIIDYLSWKFTSKWDRPYVVQEAYSSGAYKLVDADAMRIIPINGMFLKKYYP encoded by the exons atgtactttgatggcaCTGCACATTGCGGAGGAGCTGGTGCTGGTGTAGTATTTTTCACTTCTGAAGGTGAAGTTCTTCCCTACTCTTTTACGTTGACGCAACTCTGCTCTAACAACGTCGCTgagtatcaagcactaatacGTGGGCTTAAAATGGATGTTGAAATGAAGcagttgcaattgcaagtctttggtgactctcagttGGTGATCAACCAACTTTTAGGTAGTTACAAGGTCAAGAAACCTGAACTACGCTCATATCATGATTATACTAAAACGTTAATGGGATGGGTCGGTGACGTGACTATTCaacatgtgccaaggaaagaaaataagaaggctaaTACTTTAGCTTCCCTAACTTCATCGTTAACCCTGCCTGATCAAGTGCAAGTTACTGTCTGCCAAATatgggtagtaccgccgccaaatgaggTTGAAGGTGAAGGAAATGAACTCAAACATCTTGTCGTTGTTTCTGAAAtcgagaaagaagaatggcgacaacctATTATCGACTACTTAAGCT ggaagttcacttcaaaatgggatagGCCATATGTCGTgcaagaagcttattcaagtggggcttacaagctggttgatgcagatgcCATGAGAATCATCCCTATCAATGGCatgtttttgaagaagtattatccttga